One Urocitellus parryii isolate mUroPar1 chromosome 8, mUroPar1.hap1, whole genome shotgun sequence DNA window includes the following coding sequences:
- the LOC113201031 gene encoding histone H2B type 1-C/E/F/G/I, translating into MPEPAKSAPAPKKGSKKAVTKAQKKDGKKRKRSRKESYSVYVYKVLKQVHPDTGISSKAMGIMNSFVNDIFERIAGEASRLAHYNKRSTITSREIQTAVRLLLPGELAKHAVSEGTKAVTKYTSSK; encoded by the coding sequence GCCTGAGCCAGCCAAGTCCGCTCCTGCCCCGAAGAAGGGCTCCAAGAAGGCGGTGACCAAGGCGCAGAAGAAGGACGGCAAGAAGCGCAAGCGCAGCCGCAAGGAGAGCTACTCGGTCTACGTGTACAAGGTGCTCAAGCAGGTGCACCCCGACACCGGCATCTCGTCCAAGGCCATGGGCATCATGAACTCGTTCGTGAACGACATCTTCGAGCGCATCGCGGGGGAGGCCTCGCGCCTGGCGCACTACAACAAGCGCTCGACCATCACGTCCCGGGAGATCCAGACGGCGGTGCGCCTGCTGCTGCCCGGGGAGCTGGCCAAGCACGCCGTGTCCGAGGGCACCAAGGCGGTCACCAAGTACACCAGCTCCAAGTG